In Candidatus Hydrogenedentota bacterium, a genomic segment contains:
- a CDS encoding CHRD domain-containing protein produces the protein GEGEGEGEGEGEGEGEGEGEGEGEILCNFPLNPEEEVADPPVDSDATGIAVFTELAGGNVRVTVEHKVANATDAHIHTGAEGVNGPVRIAFESGLSPMILDLTPAEYEELTASPHYINVHSEAYPAGEIRGQIHCDNGGEGEGEGEGEGEGEGEGEGEGEGEGEGEGEGEGEG, from the coding sequence GGCGAAGGTGAGGGTGAGGGTGAGGGTGAGGGTGAGGGTGAGGGTGAGGGTGAGGGTGAGGGTGAGGGTGAAATCCTTTGCAACTTCCCACTGAATCCAGAAGAGGAAGTGGCGGATCCGCCCGTGGACTCCGACGCAACAGGAATCGCGGTATTCACCGAACTGGCCGGCGGCAATGTGCGCGTAACCGTGGAGCACAAGGTGGCCAATGCCACCGACGCCCACATCCACACGGGCGCCGAAGGCGTGAATGGCCCCGTGCGCATCGCATTCGAGAGCGGCCTTAGCCCCATGATCCTGGATCTTACGCCGGCGGAATATGAAGAACTGACTGCATCGCCCCATTACATCAATGTGCATAGCGAGGCCTACCCCGCAGGCGAAATCCGCGGCCAGATCCACTGTGACAATGGGGGTGAAGGTGAGGGTGAGGGTGAGGGTGAGGGTGAGGGTGAGGGTGAGGGTGAGGGTGAGGGTGAGGGTGAAGGTGAAGGTGAAGGTGAAGGTGAAGGTGAAGG